The Phragmites australis chromosome 15, lpPhrAust1.1, whole genome shotgun sequence genome window below encodes:
- the LOC133892878 gene encoding zinc finger protein 10-like, translating to MMNTTAMEQMTKYYWGMLGARAAATGATTTTSIRSWQPPAHGSGGGEPSWEELAFARDAAGHLGGCMWPPRSYTCTFCEREFRSAQALGGHMNVHRRDRARLRQCASPDHDVVQDAQQQQPIACPDDHQQQHQLLQVQESPLFRAKAVFLSDPKSTCDGQLTYNNKEEAVISTTTSPSYISTIIKESKNKVVISIPAATAERKEALERDEEVMAERRKRRRVDQPPDEAVLPFFLRLPAPCERVEHDAKVPKVITSPSSSLLHLAGRQEVDLELRLGSSPKVA from the coding sequence ATGATGAACACCACTGCAATGGAGCAAATGACCAAGTACTACTGGGGTATGTTGGGCGCAAGGGCCGCCGCCACTGGTGCTACGACGACGACTAGCATCAGGTCCTGGCAGCCACCGGCgcatggcagcggcggcggcgagccgtCATGGGAGGAACTGGCGTTCGCGCGGGACGCGGCGGGGCACCTCGGCGGCTGCATGTGGCCGCCGCGCTCCTACACGTGCACCTTCTGCGAGCGAGAGTTCCGGTCCGCGCAGGCGCTCGGTGGCCACATGAACGTGCACCGCCGCGACCGGGCTCGCCTCCGGCAGTGCGCCTCCCCGGATCATGACGTCGTCCAGGACGCGCAGCAGCAACAGCCGATCGCCTGTCCAGATGATCATCAGCAGCAGCACCAGCTTCTGCAAGTGCAAGAATCTCCCTTGTTCAGGGCGAAGGCAGTATTTCTCTCTGACCCTAAATCTACTTGTGATGGTCAACTAACTTATAATAATAAGGAAGAGGCTGTGATTAGCACTACTACCTCTCCTTCATACATATCAACCATCATCAAGGAGAGCAAGAACAAGGTCGTCATATCCATACCTGCAGCGACAGCGGAGAGGAAAGAAGCTCTAGAAAGGGACGAGGAGGTCATGGCGGAGAGGAGGAAGCGGAGGAGAGTCGATCAGCCGCCAGATGAGGCGGTGCTTCCCTTCTTCTTGCGGCTGCCGGCGCCGTGCGAAAGAGTTGAACATGATGCAAAGGTACCCAAAGTAATCACAAGCCCTAGCTCCAGTTTACTTCATCTCGCGGGCCGGCAAGAAGTGGATCTGGAGCTCAGGCTTGGGAGTAGTCCTAAAGTAGCGTGA